Proteins found in one Triticum aestivum cultivar Chinese Spring chromosome 4D, IWGSC CS RefSeq v2.1, whole genome shotgun sequence genomic segment:
- the LOC123095983 gene encoding uncharacterized protein — MAETVDFASGDGEAWRAALDAYDRRLAALDKPDLLDADSFYRHDLPLLLHRRDPDPYLAKPELVQLMQWKLSRGKWRPRLMDFVKSLDDKVVESASRKAFAALPDLSKAITELTVLKGVGPATASAVLAAYAPDVAPFMSDEAMVAALGNVKEYTLKQYLAFAEKLQAKAEELSVGGESLTPSDVERALWSSAIASKPPKAPAGGKRKR, encoded by the exons aTGGCCGAGACGGTGGACTTCGCGAGCGGCGACGGGGAGGCCTGGCGTGCGGCGCTGGACGCGTACGACCGCCGGCTCGCGGCGCTGGACAAGCCCGACCTCCTGGACGCCGACTCCTTCTACCGCCACGACCTCCCCCTCCTGCTGCACCGCCGCGACCCGGACCCCTACCTCGCCAAGCCCGAGCTGGTGCAGCTCATGCAGTGGAAGCTCTCGCGCGGAAAGTGGAG GCCGAGGCTGATGGATTTCGTCAAAAGCTTGGATGACAAAGTTGTAGAGTCCGCGTCACGCAAGGCATTTGCAGCGCTGCCCGACCTCAGCAAGGCCATCACCGAGCTCACCGTGCTCAAGGGTGTTGGCCCTGCCACTGCATCCGCGGTGCTCGCTGCCTATGCACCCGATGTTGCACCCTTCATGTCAGACGAA GCAATGGTCGCAGCCTTGGGCAATGTGAAGGAATACACTCTGAAGCAGTACCTTGCGTTTGCGGAGAAGTTGCAGGCTAAAGCGGAG GAGTTGAGCGTAGGAGGAGAAAGCTTGACACCTTCGGATGTTGAGAGAGCTTTGTGGAGCTCGGCAATCGCCTCCAAGCCACCGAAGGCACCAGCAGGTGGGAAGAGAAAACGGTGA